The Stratiformator vulcanicus genome has a segment encoding these proteins:
- a CDS encoding glycosyltransferase family 4 protein: MNIALVLDSFDPGRGGVEQWTAQFARQLLSRGHEVHIVAESCTNDVATNRESTIRFHQIPTTKNRVDRADAAADLLRTVDQQIGLDVIHDMGLGWYCDVLQPHGGSRKAAERRNLELAPKWIRPAKRGLSSLLPRYRDFNALNEKQYGSKTNDRGQSRIIALSKRVKAELINDYDVDARRIDLIYNGVDTQRFSPALRVSQGARWRTRLLADDDDCLFLIVAHNLQLKGLPTLIRALARIAPASPQAKVVVAGGKRTEPYRRLAESLGVIDRVQFLGPVDDAAPLYAAADVYVQPTFYDPCSLVVLEALAAGVPAITTARNGVAELISSSIDGYVVDDPGDDRVLAERMRELLNADRRAAMGRKARQLAQRHTFARNVTEMLALYARVTKNRHRRAVA, encoded by the coding sequence ATGAATATCGCCTTAGTTCTCGACAGCTTCGACCCCGGTCGCGGTGGTGTCGAGCAATGGACCGCGCAGTTCGCAAGGCAATTGCTCTCACGAGGACACGAAGTTCATATCGTGGCCGAATCGTGTACCAATGACGTTGCGACGAACAGAGAATCGACAATTCGGTTTCACCAAATCCCTACGACGAAGAACCGCGTCGATCGGGCGGATGCCGCCGCCGATCTTTTAAGAACGGTTGATCAACAGATCGGCCTCGACGTCATTCATGACATGGGCTTGGGGTGGTATTGCGACGTCCTTCAACCTCATGGAGGTTCGCGAAAGGCTGCGGAACGTCGCAACCTCGAGCTCGCGCCGAAATGGATCCGTCCAGCAAAGCGTGGTCTCAGTTCACTTCTGCCGAGGTACCGAGACTTTAATGCATTAAACGAAAAGCAGTACGGTTCTAAAACAAACGATCGCGGCCAATCACGGATCATCGCCCTTTCAAAGCGGGTGAAAGCAGAACTGATTAACGATTACGACGTTGATGCCCGGCGAATCGACTTAATTTATAACGGTGTCGATACACAACGCTTCTCGCCCGCCCTGCGAGTCTCTCAGGGTGCTCGCTGGAGGACGCGGCTACTGGCCGACGATGATGACTGCTTGTTCTTAATCGTCGCGCACAACCTGCAACTCAAAGGATTACCAACGCTCATCCGCGCATTGGCGAGGATCGCGCCGGCATCTCCGCAGGCAAAAGTGGTGGTCGCCGGGGGCAAGCGGACGGAACCTTATCGCAGGCTCGCCGAGAGTCTCGGAGTCATCGACCGCGTTCAATTCCTCGGCCCGGTTGACGATGCGGCTCCGCTCTATGCAGCGGCCGACGTTTACGTCCAACCGACCTTCTATGATCCGTGCAGTCTCGTTGTGTTGGAAGCACTGGCGGCCGGCGTGCCGGCGATTACAACGGCGCGCAACGGCGTCGCCGAGCTGATTTCTTCATCGATCGACGGATATGTGGTCGATGACCCCGGCGATGATCGCGTGTTAGCGGAGAGAATGCGTGAGCTTCTCAACGCTGATCGGAGAGCGGCCATGGGCCGAAAGGCCCGACAGTTGGCCCAGCGGCACACGTTCGCTCGGAACGTGACCGAAATGCTCGCCCTCTATGCCCGCGTGACGAAGAATCGACACCGGCGTGCTGTGGCCTGA
- a CDS encoding SMI1/KNR4 family protein, which yields MTDWSQLPSQIPTDSESDAVFGQPASEEEISRIEGELGVRFPAELRSLYGTFNGFGVPYPGWSDDDVMWLVPPLSRLPSLRGDFQEAVSETHPDVASRYLPVIDYANGDTAGYLIDEQGIAADGIFSFEHESFEVRSDQPLDEFIQPAAEKLADLLIPDE from the coding sequence ATGACCGACTGGTCGCAACTTCCATCGCAAATCCCCACCGATTCCGAATCCGACGCCGTCTTCGGCCAACCGGCAAGCGAAGAAGAAATCTCCAGGATTGAGGGTGAACTTGGCGTCCGTTTTCCAGCCGAACTCCGCAGCCTCTACGGCACATTCAACGGCTTCGGTGTGCCGTACCCCGGTTGGTCGGACGATGATGTGATGTGGCTGGTCCCGCCGCTCTCACGACTGCCCTCACTACGCGGCGATTTTCAAGAGGCCGTCTCCGAAACACACCCGGACGTGGCGTCCCGCTACTTGCCGGTGATCGACTACGCCAACGGCGACACGGCGGGATACTTGATCGATGAGCAGGGAATCGCCGCTGACGGCATCTTCAGCTTCGAGCATGAGTCATTCGAAGTTCGCTCAGATCAACCACTGGATGAATTCATTCAGCCCGCGGCAGAGAAACTAGCGGACCTTTTAATTCCTGATGAATAG
- the plsY gene encoding glycerol-3-phosphate 1-O-acyltransferase PlsY produces MSPSVSLFVAAVISYLIGSLTFGLWIARYVRGIDIREHGSRNIGATNVGRVIGMKWGLFCLFLDALKGLIPALILPRLLFEDPFYRGHATVLCGIAAIVGHVFPIYLRFRGGKGVATAAGVAGAISWPGLLAAVITFAVSVALSRFVALGSLFAAVAYSIVALAMTPEPFGPANWSSTAFAIAVPILIVVRHIPNIGRIINGTEAKIGSQPETPESTASSG; encoded by the coding sequence ATGTCGCCAAGCGTCTCACTCTTCGTCGCGGCCGTCATTTCGTACCTGATCGGCTCGCTGACTTTCGGATTATGGATCGCCCGCTATGTGCGGGGCATCGACATCCGCGAACACGGCAGCCGAAACATCGGGGCGACAAACGTCGGGCGTGTGATCGGGATGAAGTGGGGTCTGTTCTGCCTATTTCTTGATGCCCTCAAAGGGCTGATCCCGGCGTTGATCCTTCCTCGATTATTGTTTGAAGACCCCTTTTATCGCGGGCACGCGACGGTCCTTTGCGGAATCGCCGCAATCGTCGGACATGTCTTTCCCATCTATCTGCGATTTCGCGGGGGCAAAGGTGTGGCGACGGCGGCTGGCGTCGCGGGTGCTATCTCATGGCCCGGTTTACTCGCCGCGGTGATCACCTTCGCGGTGAGCGTTGCCTTATCTCGGTTTGTGGCACTCGGGTCTCTCTTCGCCGCCGTCGCGTATAGTATTGTCGCACTAGCAATGACGCCCGAACCATTCGGCCCGGCCAATTGGAGTTCGACGGCGTTCGCCATTGCCGTGCCGATCCTGATCGTCGTTCGCCACATCCCGAACATCGGCCGGATCATAAACGGCACCGAGGCAAAAATCGGATCTCAACCCGAGACGCCGGAGTCGACGGCCTCTTCCGGCTAA
- a CDS encoding zinc ribbon domain-containing protein: MSVNQLEDSDWDADPDDFGEYDEGADEPTIECPHCGAEVYEDSPRCPRCEQYLSREDAPSEPKPTWIIVGALAALLGIVWWLIG, from the coding sequence GTGAGCGTGAATCAACTCGAAGACTCCGACTGGGACGCCGACCCGGACGACTTCGGCGAATACGATGAAGGCGCGGATGAGCCGACAATCGAATGTCCGCACTGCGGTGCGGAAGTCTATGAAGACTCCCCGCGCTGCCCGAGGTGCGAGCAATATCTGTCGCGCGAAGATGCCCCATCTGAACCGAAGCCGACCTGGATCATCGTCGGCGCGCTCGCGGCACTGCTCGGAATCGTTTGGTGGCTGATCGGATAG
- the waaF gene encoding lipopolysaccharide heptosyltransferase II — protein MKIAVFLPNWIGDAVMATPALRAIRDGYPDAEIIAILRPYVLDAVDGTNLFDRVIRWNPKGPYDDERATGVVRKLRAARCELGVLFPNSIRSAVIAWRGRIKRRVGFARDGRGFLLTDRLQPKSRTTPNPVIDEYCRLADAVGCGTDSRQTEAAVAPLHQLELEEFWSAFHPAIRERGIVTLNPGGAFGAAKHWPAESFAALARRISSDLDKTVLVVCGPAEKKEAEQIVELADRPDILSLADQPLTLGLTKAAIRDSDALVTTDSGPRHFAKPFGVPTVTLFGPTHKAWSETYDERSIHVQLDLDCGPCQQRVCPLVHHRCMKDLGPERVFQAVRKLLANTQETRRAA, from the coding sequence ATGAAGATCGCCGTTTTCCTTCCCAATTGGATCGGTGACGCCGTGATGGCGACGCCGGCGCTGCGGGCGATTCGCGACGGATATCCGGACGCGGAGATTATCGCCATCCTGCGGCCCTATGTGCTCGACGCCGTCGACGGGACCAATTTGTTCGACCGCGTCATTCGCTGGAATCCCAAAGGCCCGTACGACGATGAGCGAGCGACCGGCGTCGTCCGTAAATTGCGGGCGGCACGCTGTGAATTGGGTGTGCTATTCCCCAACTCGATTCGCTCAGCCGTGATCGCCTGGCGTGGCCGGATCAAACGACGCGTCGGCTTCGCTCGCGATGGCCGGGGCTTTCTGCTAACCGACCGGCTTCAACCGAAGTCGCGGACGACACCCAACCCTGTGATTGACGAATACTGCCGACTCGCCGACGCCGTCGGCTGCGGAACCGACTCACGTCAAACGGAAGCGGCCGTCGCCCCGCTGCATCAATTGGAACTCGAAGAATTCTGGTCAGCGTTTCATCCGGCAATTCGCGAGCGGGGCATTGTCACCTTAAATCCCGGCGGCGCGTTCGGTGCGGCGAAGCACTGGCCGGCTGAGTCCTTTGCGGCGCTGGCTCGCCGGATATCTTCGGACCTTGATAAGACGGTCCTCGTCGTTTGCGGTCCGGCCGAGAAAAAAGAAGCTGAGCAGATCGTCGAACTGGCCGACCGGCCCGACATCTTAAGTCTCGCCGATCAACCGCTGACCCTCGGGCTGACAAAAGCCGCGATCCGCGACAGCGACGCACTCGTCACGACCGACTCCGGTCCCCGACATTTCGCGAAACCATTCGGAGTACCGACCGTCACGCTGTTCGGGCCGACTCACAAGGCTTGGAGCGAAACATACGATGAGCGATCAATTCATGTGCAGCTTGACCTCGACTGCGGCCCGTGCCAGCAACGCGTTTGCCCGCTCGTGCATCACCGCTGCATGAAAGACCTCGGCCCCGAGCGCGTCTTTCAAGCCGTCCGCAAACTGCTGGCGAACACGCAGGAAACTCGGAGGGCTGCATAG
- a CDS encoding lipopolysaccharide kinase InaA family protein: MATAELLAPIEKQRSSATGRVLRQQFWMNPEFAEVLVDAELDSFAALIDTDAGEAMRLLGHRENWRLTLNSTDGQFNAYLKKHRQQSISRIATAYLGGLHPSPAAYEATMNRIVSEAGIPTMNVIAYGSRVLSNGTTEGVFLSEELKGFEQLDLFLEERFQAEGDRKSPAFHRLIDRVADVAGRFHQAGFNHRDFYTCHFFVREREEHHAEVDFDVHLIDLQRVQHWPSLLRRRWIVKDLGQFIYSCPQRLFGRDEFDRFFRRYFSRSQMTSSTDALRKGAEHRADRMTRRLGSYR; encoded by the coding sequence GTGGCTACCGCCGAATTACTCGCTCCGATTGAGAAGCAGAGGTCGTCCGCAACCGGTCGAGTTCTCCGTCAACAATTCTGGATGAACCCTGAGTTCGCAGAGGTGCTAGTCGACGCGGAGCTCGACTCATTTGCCGCCTTAATCGACACCGACGCGGGCGAAGCCATGCGGCTCCTCGGCCACCGCGAGAACTGGCGTCTCACGCTTAATTCTACCGACGGACAATTCAACGCGTATTTAAAGAAACATCGCCAGCAGTCAATCAGCCGAATCGCCACCGCTTATTTGGGCGGACTTCATCCCAGTCCGGCTGCTTATGAAGCGACGATGAATCGTATCGTGTCCGAAGCGGGCATCCCGACGATGAATGTGATCGCCTACGGTAGCCGCGTTCTCAGCAACGGCACGACCGAAGGCGTCTTTCTCTCCGAGGAATTAAAAGGGTTCGAGCAGCTCGACCTGTTTCTTGAGGAACGTTTCCAAGCCGAAGGCGATCGGAAGTCCCCCGCCTTTCATCGATTAATCGATCGGGTCGCCGACGTCGCCGGGCGATTTCACCAAGCCGGATTTAATCATCGCGACTTTTACACCTGCCACTTCTTCGTCCGCGAACGGGAAGAGCACCACGCTGAAGTTGACTTCGACGTGCATCTGATCGACCTGCAACGCGTGCAGCATTGGCCGAGCCTGTTAAGGCGGCGATGGATCGTGAAAGACCTTGGTCAGTTTATTTATTCTTGCCCGCAACGCCTGTTCGGTCGCGACGAATTTGATCGTTTCTTCCGCCGCTATTTTTCGCGCAGCCAAATGACGTCTTCAACGGATGCTCTGCGCAAAGGCGCCGAGCATCGGGCCGACCGGATGACGAGGCGCCTGGGGTCGTATCGATGA
- a CDS encoding glycogen debranching protein, whose translation MNPWIAEEGTLDPPGVYWDEAAQAWNFTLYSRQAQSLTLLLYGDESHSTPLLEFEFDLFKNRSGPVWHCRIPKASAPGARFYAYRASGPIEGIDVWHAFDEKKLLLDPYAKAVYFPPQFNRSSACRPGDNAGKAALGVIDADREFDWQGDQPIQHGHDLVVYEMHVRGFTRNPNSGVAAPNRGKFEGIIEKIPYLVELGVTAVEFMPVFQFDPHEGNYWGYMPLNFFAPHSQFAAIPEDYCHQRNEFREMVRQLHKAGIEVLLDVVFNHTCEGDETGPTYSFKGIDSGLYYTFSGDELHPYANYTGCGNTLNAHSVAVQKLVVESLKYWTKEMHVDGFRFDLASIFARRSDGSIDNQQPPIFGQLTSAFEGPITPRLIAEPWDAAGLYQLGRSFPGWLWMQWNGAYRDTMQRFVAGESGLITELMTRLYGSRDLFPDDEFNSCRPWQSINYISSHDGSPLYDLASFEEKSNWANGEDNRDGPHEFRFNCGWEGDTNVPAKVMRLRRQQVKNYFTLLFLSNGTPMFRMGDEFMQTQDGNNNPYNQDNETSWLDWTRLEQNRDVFRFVKEFISFRKTHSTINRSTFWREDITWYGTGKHVDMGPHSQSLAFCLRGERCGDEDIYVMINGCPSTLHFQVQEGWAETWRIVIDTAAESPEDIYPPGEEPTLETLKIDVAARSIVVLIGQGDRESADDADEAEMLPTADSEPNDEIPEEAAQI comes from the coding sequence ATGAATCCGTGGATCGCCGAAGAGGGAACGCTCGACCCACCCGGAGTGTACTGGGACGAAGCTGCGCAGGCTTGGAACTTTACGCTGTATTCGCGGCAGGCTCAGTCATTGACACTCCTGCTTTACGGTGACGAATCCCACAGCACGCCGCTGTTGGAATTTGAGTTCGATCTTTTCAAGAACCGATCAGGTCCGGTCTGGCACTGCCGCATTCCCAAAGCTTCGGCCCCCGGTGCCCGGTTTTACGCCTACCGCGCGAGCGGACCGATCGAGGGCATCGACGTCTGGCATGCGTTCGACGAGAAGAAGCTGCTGCTCGATCCGTACGCGAAAGCCGTTTACTTCCCGCCCCAATTCAATCGGTCCTCTGCCTGTCGTCCCGGTGACAACGCGGGCAAAGCGGCTCTGGGTGTGATCGATGCCGATCGCGAATTTGACTGGCAGGGCGACCAGCCGATCCAGCACGGACACGATCTCGTCGTCTATGAAATGCACGTCCGGGGCTTCACTCGCAATCCGAATTCCGGAGTCGCCGCGCCAAACCGCGGGAAGTTCGAGGGAATCATCGAGAAGATTCCGTACCTGGTGGAACTCGGGGTCACGGCCGTCGAGTTTATGCCAGTCTTTCAGTTCGATCCGCACGAGGGAAATTATTGGGGATATATGCCCCTTAATTTCTTCGCGCCGCACAGTCAGTTTGCCGCGATTCCTGAAGACTACTGCCATCAGCGAAATGAATTTCGCGAGATGGTCCGGCAGCTTCATAAGGCGGGGATCGAAGTCCTGCTCGACGTCGTTTTTAATCATACCTGCGAAGGCGACGAAACCGGCCCGACCTATAGTTTTAAGGGCATCGACAGCGGCTTGTATTACACGTTCTCAGGCGACGAACTGCACCCGTATGCCAATTACACAGGTTGCGGGAATACTCTGAATGCTCACAGCGTGGCAGTGCAGAAACTCGTCGTTGAGAGTTTGAAGTACTGGACGAAGGAGATGCACGTCGACGGGTTCCGTTTCGACCTTGCTTCAATTTTCGCACGTCGATCGGACGGGTCGATTGATAATCAACAGCCGCCGATCTTCGGGCAATTGACGTCCGCCTTCGAAGGCCCCATCACACCCCGTTTAATTGCGGAGCCTTGGGACGCTGCAGGATTGTATCAGTTGGGCCGCAGCTTTCCCGGTTGGTTGTGGATGCAGTGGAACGGGGCTTACCGCGATACGATGCAGCGATTTGTCGCGGGGGAATCGGGCCTGATCACCGAACTAATGACGCGGCTCTACGGCAGTCGAGATCTGTTCCCCGACGATGAATTCAACAGTTGTCGGCCCTGGCAGAGTATTAACTATATTTCATCGCACGACGGGTCTCCGCTGTACGACCTCGCCAGTTTTGAAGAAAAAAGTAACTGGGCCAACGGCGAGGACAATCGCGACGGCCCTCACGAATTTCGATTTAATTGTGGGTGGGAAGGAGATACCAACGTCCCGGCCAAAGTTATGCGACTGCGTCGACAGCAGGTAAAAAATTATTTCACCCTGCTGTTTCTCTCGAACGGAACACCGATGTTCCGAATGGGAGACGAATTTATGCAAACGCAGGACGGAAACAACAATCCGTACAATCAAGATAATGAAACGAGCTGGCTTGATTGGACGAGGCTCGAACAAAACCGTGACGTGTTTCGCTTTGTGAAAGAGTTCATCTCTTTCCGAAAAACTCATAGCACCATCAACCGATCGACCTTCTGGCGTGAAGACATTACGTGGTACGGGACGGGCAAGCACGTCGATATGGGGCCGCATTCGCAGTCACTGGCGTTCTGTCTGCGCGGCGAGCGGTGCGGCGATGAAGATATCTATGTCATGATCAACGGCTGCCCTTCAACCCTGCATTTTCAGGTGCAGGAGGGGTGGGCCGAGACTTGGCGGATCGTCATCGATACCGCGGCCGAATCGCCGGAGGATATTTATCCGCCGGGCGAAGAGCCGACACTGGAGACGCTTAAGATTGATGTCGCCGCCCGTTCGATCGTGGTGCTGATCGGCCAGGGGGATCGTGAATCCGCTGACGATGCGGATGAAGCTGAGATGTTGCCGACGGCTGACTCAGAACCGAACGACGAGATACCTGAGGAAGCGGCCCAAATTTAA
- a CDS encoding 2-oxoglutarate dehydrogenase E1 component, translating to MSSPDFVKTGSGSTGQDGQSSSAAAAGSDGSNGRVPAEGTSVLNTGSLSFLEQMYAAYQEDPQSVSPDWRDYFEGMSAEGSASARRGGTESNAVIAGTSPHVLSELKRELHEAVATQERVDQLIRNYRVRGHIAAQIDPLGRPHEMPAELDPAFYGFTDADMERQVNSTWMGGPEKRSLRQIISWLQSTYCRSIGVQFMHIDSLRVRAWLQDKMEGTGNYLKLNREEQLRIYRRLSDAVLFEEFIQKKYVSKKRFSLEGAESLIPLLDMAIEKAGTKGVDEVVLGMAHRGRLNVLANIMGKSPADIFREFEDNDPESHLYGGDVKYHLGYSSDWETATGRNVHLSLSFNPSHLEFINPIVTGRIRAKQDRVGDEDRKQKMALLIHGDAAFAGEGIVQETLNMSELDGYTVGGTVHVIVNNQIGFTTCEQQGRSTLYSTEVARMLQSPIFHVNGEDPEAVAQVINLSLDFREKFQRDVVIDMYCYRRHGHNEADEPSFTQPLMYQTIGKRPTVRETYLERLLERKEMTEADAKEILKESRKKLEADLKAARADVKVTKPNAGKGIWSDYKGGHSADDPETAVPKGQLIQLLLQQCDLPEGFTPHPKIEKLLLSTRRDMAEGKQKLNWGTAEALALASIVTGIGGDQPYRIRMSGQDVERGTFSHRHSVFHDYVTGERFMPLAHLSDDQAPVEIVNSPLSEAGVLGFEYGYSLDTPDGLVLWEAQFGDFVNAAQVIIDQFITSAEDKWRRLNGLVMLLPHGFEGQGPEHSSARLERFLMAAAEDNIEVCYPSTPDQYFHMLRRQVLRKWRKPLIVMTPKSLLRAPVATCGLGALATGKFMRVIPDITDELHEEVNRILICSGKVYYDLDEYRQKYERYDVAIIRMEELYPHPIEELQQAFAGYREGTEVVWVQEEPENMGAWRFVWSHHGPNLLDRFPLRCISRPPSASPATGSHASHVFEQERLVTEAFSSEVWEDTCPIEPAEAAPA from the coding sequence ATGTCTTCTCCAGATTTTGTGAAAACCGGCTCCGGATCGACCGGGCAGGATGGACAGTCGAGTTCAGCAGCCGCGGCTGGCTCCGACGGGAGTAACGGTCGCGTGCCCGCCGAAGGAACGAGCGTGCTTAACACCGGAAGTCTATCGTTTCTCGAGCAAATGTATGCGGCCTATCAGGAGGATCCGCAATCGGTTTCTCCCGATTGGCGTGATTACTTCGAAGGCATGTCGGCCGAGGGGAGCGCGTCGGCCCGTCGAGGGGGGACCGAATCCAACGCGGTCATCGCCGGCACCTCCCCGCACGTGCTGAGCGAACTCAAACGAGAACTGCACGAAGCGGTCGCGACGCAAGAACGCGTCGACCAGCTCATTCGCAACTATCGCGTTCGCGGGCACATTGCCGCACAGATCGATCCGCTTGGACGACCACACGAGATGCCGGCGGAGCTCGATCCCGCATTCTACGGCTTTACCGACGCTGATATGGAACGGCAGGTCAACTCGACCTGGATGGGCGGCCCCGAAAAACGCTCGCTCCGCCAGATCATCAGTTGGCTCCAATCGACGTACTGCCGCAGCATCGGCGTGCAGTTCATGCACATCGACAGCCTCCGCGTGCGGGCCTGGCTGCAGGATAAGATGGAGGGGACCGGCAACTATCTGAAGCTCAATCGCGAAGAGCAGCTCCGCATTTACCGGCGGCTCTCCGATGCGGTGCTGTTCGAAGAGTTCATCCAAAAAAAGTACGTCTCCAAAAAACGGTTCTCACTCGAAGGGGCCGAAAGCCTGATCCCACTGCTCGATATGGCGATCGAAAAGGCGGGCACGAAAGGCGTCGACGAGGTCGTCCTCGGGATGGCGCACCGCGGTCGTTTGAACGTGCTCGCCAACATCATGGGAAAAAGCCCGGCTGATATTTTCCGCGAATTTGAAGACAACGACCCCGAGTCGCACCTGTACGGAGGTGACGTCAAATACCACCTCGGCTACAGCTCCGACTGGGAAACGGCGACGGGCAGGAATGTGCATCTTTCCCTGTCCTTCAATCCTAGTCACCTCGAGTTCATCAACCCGATCGTCACCGGTCGCATCCGCGCGAAGCAGGATCGCGTCGGCGATGAGGACCGCAAGCAGAAGATGGCCCTGCTGATCCACGGGGACGCCGCTTTCGCGGGTGAGGGGATCGTTCAGGAAACGCTCAATATGAGCGAACTCGACGGCTACACCGTCGGCGGCACCGTCCACGTGATCGTCAACAACCAGATCGGTTTCACCACTTGCGAGCAGCAGGGCCGCAGCACGCTCTACTCGACCGAAGTCGCGCGGATGCTGCAAAGCCCGATCTTTCACGTCAACGGCGAAGATCCGGAAGCGGTCGCTCAGGTCATCAATCTTTCGCTCGATTTCCGTGAGAAATTCCAGCGAGATGTCGTGATCGACATGTACTGCTACCGTCGCCACGGGCACAACGAAGCGGACGAGCCGTCGTTCACGCAACCGCTCATGTATCAGACAATCGGAAAGCGACCGACCGTCCGCGAGACGTATCTGGAGCGGTTGCTCGAGCGGAAAGAGATGACCGAAGCGGACGCCAAAGAGATATTGAAGGAGAGCCGGAAGAAGCTCGAAGCCGATCTGAAGGCCGCCCGCGCCGACGTGAAAGTGACCAAGCCTAATGCCGGCAAAGGGATCTGGTCCGATTACAAAGGCGGGCACTCCGCTGATGATCCCGAGACCGCGGTTCCCAAAGGACAACTGATCCAACTCCTGCTGCAGCAATGTGATTTGCCCGAGGGCTTCACGCCGCACCCGAAGATCGAGAAGCTGCTGTTGAGTACTCGGCGGGACATGGCCGAGGGCAAGCAGAAGTTGAACTGGGGCACCGCGGAAGCCTTGGCTCTTGCGTCAATCGTGACCGGCATCGGCGGCGATCAGCCGTATCGCATTCGCATGAGTGGTCAGGACGTCGAGCGCGGCACGTTCAGTCATCGCCATTCCGTATTCCACGATTACGTCACCGGCGAACGCTTCATGCCGCTAGCTCACCTTTCGGACGATCAGGCCCCGGTTGAGATCGTCAACAGCCCGCTCTCGGAAGCCGGCGTCCTCGGTTTCGAATACGGCTACAGTCTTGATACGCCGGACGGATTGGTGCTCTGGGAGGCCCAGTTCGGCGACTTCGTCAACGCCGCCCAAGTGATTATCGATCAGTTCATCACTAGTGCAGAAGACAAGTGGCGCCGGCTCAACGGACTTGTGATGCTCCTGCCGCACGGCTTCGAGGGACAGGGCCCGGAGCACTCCAGCGCCCGGCTGGAACGATTTCTGATGGCCGCGGCGGAAGACAATATCGAGGTCTGCTATCCGTCGACCCCGGACCAATACTTTCACATGCTCCGCCGGCAGGTGCTCCGCAAGTGGCGGAAGCCGCTGATCGTGATGACCCCCAAGAGCCTGCTCCGGGCTCCCGTCGCGACCTGCGGACTGGGAGCGCTGGCGACTGGAAAATTCATGCGGGTCATTCCCGACATCACCGACGAGTTGCACGAAGAGGTGAACCGCATCCTGATCTGCAGCGGCAAGGTCTACTACGACCTCGACGAGTATCGCCAAAAATATGAGCGATATGATGTCGCGATCATTCGGATGGAAGAGTTGTATCCCCATCCGATCGAAGAACTGCAGCAGGCGTTTGCGGGCTATCGGGAGGGGACCGAAGTCGTTTGGGTGCAAGAAGAGCCCGAGAACATGGGCGCCTGGCGGTTCGTGTGGTCGCATCATGGGCCGAACTTGCTCGATCGCTTCCCGCTCCGCTGTATCAGCCGACCCCCGTCAGCCAGCCCGGCGACCGGCTCGCATGCCAGCCATGTCTTCGAGCAAGAACGTCTCGTCACCGAGGCCTTCAGCAGCGAAGTCTGGGAAGATACCTGCCCGATCGAACCGGCCGAAGCGGCGCCGGCGTAG